A single region of the Idiomarinaceae bacterium HL-53 genome encodes:
- a CDS encoding TonB-dependent receptor — protein MQAATLVEGTVVNNNGQPLAGVQVQVVGSMQSVFTNDDGQFVIRQVDAGEVTLRFQYLGLPTREETLQVTDAGVAPLQVALSDYENMERITVTGQRDAANRALNQYRASDAVANFIAADDMGQFVDQNVAESLQRIAGASISRDQGEGRFVSVRGISAGLSSVTINGMRIGTPEDGSRAVPLDVIPTGSVEGIKVTKAPTPDMPGDAIGGAVDVRSASPFDYEGRLVRYRLEGSYNDLSGTTSPKFQFNYGDRVTDTVGISFGLNYLDRELESDNIEAEYDEVDFGAEEVFSMIEAQQRKYYVARERIGTNVNLEYRPDNATKFFANTVYSEFSDAETRQRSIFIFEDGDLTSFDGASGVVEAMPEDAFRRRIRFRTKEQDTLAFSAGGEHRFDSWDLAYRAGVSTTRERVLDENEGRYEYDQGDLAATYRIGGGIPTFEIFDGGQIATAHLDNANYALDRAVLEPKIIDDDEFNAGLDVTFPYAFGNSALTLKAGLDLRWKDKDVDVNEIELRDVPDARLDALTTASPSYGLGNLGQGISSEQYIDFFNANRDSFNIRPQDEQEALELQIAEDFVATEDVTAAYFMGTWDLERTRIIAGARVENTSYSATGNELTFNEDGTLSVADRKVSSDYTNVLPGLHIAYDLTYDMVLRAAWTNTIARPSFSDISPRASVDREDFEVELGNPDLDPYEAMNFDLVLDWYYAEGSVFTLGAFYKDIDNYVVEVTSNNVPEYDGFDVTRPTNSTTASVSGIEANWLHNVVQGSMQGLLVGANLTVLDTELELLERTNESFALPEAAELTANLFVGYERGPFSTRISWTHRDEYLNEVGDDARYDIYVKAHTQLDWTGSYKFNDQFQLVAEITNITDEPLELYQGSPNLTLQFEEYGPTIAVGFKGRF, from the coding sequence GTGCAAGCTGCAACACTTGTTGAAGGCACGGTTGTAAATAACAATGGCCAACCTTTGGCGGGTGTGCAAGTACAGGTAGTAGGTTCTATGCAAAGCGTGTTCACAAACGACGATGGTCAATTTGTGATTCGCCAAGTCGATGCAGGAGAAGTCACTCTTCGCTTCCAATACCTTGGCTTGCCAACGCGGGAGGAAACGCTGCAAGTCACCGACGCAGGCGTAGCGCCTCTTCAAGTGGCTCTGAGTGATTATGAAAATATGGAGCGCATCACGGTTACTGGTCAACGTGACGCAGCGAATCGTGCATTGAATCAATATCGCGCATCAGACGCGGTCGCAAACTTTATTGCAGCCGACGACATGGGTCAATTTGTAGACCAAAACGTTGCTGAATCCTTGCAACGTATCGCGGGTGCTTCAATCTCTCGAGATCAGGGTGAAGGTCGATTTGTGAGTGTCCGGGGCATCTCTGCCGGTTTAAGTTCTGTCACTATCAATGGCATGCGCATTGGTACACCAGAAGACGGTTCGCGGGCTGTACCACTCGACGTTATCCCGACAGGGAGCGTAGAGGGCATCAAAGTAACCAAGGCGCCGACACCAGACATGCCGGGTGACGCCATAGGTGGCGCGGTCGATGTTCGCTCTGCATCGCCTTTCGACTACGAAGGCAGACTCGTTCGTTATCGCTTAGAAGGCTCCTATAATGACCTAAGTGGTACCACAAGCCCTAAATTCCAGTTTAACTATGGTGATCGTGTTACTGACACCGTGGGTATTTCGTTCGGCTTAAACTATTTAGACCGAGAACTTGAGTCAGATAATATTGAAGCGGAATACGACGAAGTTGATTTTGGTGCCGAAGAAGTATTCAGCATGATTGAAGCGCAACAGCGCAAGTATTATGTGGCCCGTGAGCGCATTGGTACGAATGTGAATCTTGAGTACCGCCCTGACAACGCCACGAAGTTCTTCGCGAATACGGTTTATAGTGAATTTAGCGACGCAGAAACTCGCCAACGCAGTATTTTCATCTTCGAAGACGGAGACCTCACTTCCTTTGATGGTGCGAGCGGTGTAGTTGAAGCAATGCCTGAAGACGCATTCCGTCGTCGTATTCGTTTCCGTACGAAAGAACAAGATACACTTGCTTTCAGTGCTGGCGGTGAGCATCGTTTCGACAGTTGGGACCTTGCCTATCGTGCAGGTGTTTCCACAACCCGTGAACGTGTGCTTGATGAGAATGAAGGTCGGTATGAATACGACCAAGGCGATTTAGCCGCTACGTATCGAATTGGTGGTGGTATCCCAACGTTCGAAATCTTCGACGGAGGTCAAATCGCGACCGCACACCTAGATAACGCGAATTATGCGCTTGATCGCGCTGTTCTTGAACCTAAAATCATTGATGACGACGAGTTCAATGCAGGGCTTGATGTGACGTTCCCTTATGCCTTTGGAAATTCGGCATTAACGCTAAAAGCAGGTTTAGATCTACGTTGGAAAGATAAAGACGTAGACGTGAACGAAATTGAACTGCGTGATGTTCCAGACGCGCGCCTCGACGCATTAACAACCGCATCACCTTCCTACGGACTAGGAAATTTAGGGCAGGGAATCAGCTCAGAACAATACATTGATTTCTTCAATGCCAATCGGGATAGCTTCAATATTCGCCCTCAAGATGAACAAGAAGCACTTGAACTGCAAATTGCAGAGGACTTCGTAGCGACAGAAGACGTGACTGCCGCCTACTTCATGGGCACTTGGGACCTTGAGCGCACACGCATTATTGCAGGTGCACGCGTTGAAAACACCAGTTACTCAGCAACCGGTAACGAGTTAACTTTCAATGAAGACGGCACGCTGTCAGTTGCAGATCGCAAAGTCTCTTCGGATTACACAAATGTGCTTCCTGGCCTCCATATCGCTTATGACTTAACCTACGACATGGTGCTGCGCGCGGCTTGGACAAATACTATTGCTCGCCCAAGCTTCTCAGATATTTCGCCACGTGCTTCCGTAGACCGTGAAGATTTCGAAGTTGAATTAGGGAACCCTGATCTCGACCCATATGAGGCGATGAACTTCGACTTAGTACTTGATTGGTACTACGCAGAGGGCAGTGTGTTTACTCTCGGAGCGTTCTATAAAGATATCGACAACTATGTCGTAGAAGTCACTTCAAATAATGTTCCTGAATACGACGGCTTTGATGTCACACGTCCAACGAACAGCACAACGGCTTCAGTTTCAGGTATCGAGGCCAACTGGCTTCACAATGTGGTTCAGGGATCGATGCAAGGATTGTTAGTCGGAGCAAACCTGACCGTACTTGATACCGAGCTAGAGTTACTCGAGCGTACAAACGAGAGTTTTGCGCTTCCTGAAGCAGCTGAGCTAACCGCCAACCTATTTGTCGGTTATGAGCGCGGTCCATTCAGTACCCGCATCAGTTGGACCCATCGTGACGAGTATCTCAATGAAGTTGGCGACGATGCTCGCTACGATATTTATGTGAAAGCGCACACGCAACTCGATTGGACAGGTTCATACAAGTTTAACGACCAATTCCAACTTGTGGCCGAAATCACAAATATCACCGATGAGCCACTCGAACTGTATCAAGGGAGCCCCAATTTAACCCTTCAGTTTGAAGAATATGGCCCAACGATCGCGGTGGGTTTCAAAGGTCGCTTCTAA
- a CDS encoding Inorganic pyrophosphatase translates to MKSMRWFIVGIFLTAALKVNAIEEVSVPIADLHPTQGAIGHLQVEYKLQRYRIDREKLFDDLCESRGLESVAHWSGNSSPTDSSSYSCTGDMNNRAIEYMKTAVRGPNNQLYLTDGHHTFSTFKEMPEGGRDFVVSVRVTHDQSHLTQNDFWQWMRTEQLTWLFDGEGDAISPGELPPEVGRDQLANSELRAAAYFLRGIVWQKPTNAPPFIEFQWAQALQSLVPTEPYQSLSRDQYLQWLHRVAGAMSAVKVRGELAELKTPQFDLSTLLCEDDSLGKLSIAFLWREPTPSCQPGTVYIPAPMPLNVETLPHIHALIEIPAGSQEKWEVDKAQWTRLLWDRENGQLRRIQYLGYPVNYGAFAGTRAETSRGGDGDPLDVLVLGDALAPGFSYAVRVIGVMRMRDNGEEDDKLLAVRVSDPVFGDIQHLEALQRKHPTMLDAIARWFENYKGESAVISDIAWEGQAQALTILRSNQSCL, encoded by the coding sequence ATGAAATCTATGCGTTGGTTCATCGTAGGAATTTTCTTAACGGCTGCATTGAAAGTAAATGCGATCGAGGAAGTCTCTGTGCCTATCGCCGATTTGCATCCAACGCAAGGTGCGATCGGACACCTGCAAGTCGAATATAAGTTGCAGCGGTATCGTATTGATCGAGAGAAGCTTTTCGATGATTTGTGTGAATCTCGAGGTTTGGAATCGGTAGCGCACTGGAGTGGCAATTCATCTCCCACCGATTCCTCAAGCTATTCTTGCACCGGTGACATGAACAATCGCGCCATCGAGTATATGAAAACGGCGGTACGAGGCCCGAATAATCAACTGTATTTAACCGATGGTCACCACACCTTCAGTACGTTCAAAGAAATGCCAGAGGGCGGAAGAGATTTCGTAGTCAGTGTTCGTGTGACTCATGACCAAAGCCATTTAACGCAGAACGACTTCTGGCAATGGATGCGCACGGAACAGCTAACTTGGTTATTCGATGGTGAAGGTGATGCGATCTCCCCCGGAGAACTGCCACCTGAGGTCGGCCGAGATCAACTTGCAAACAGTGAGCTTCGAGCCGCTGCTTATTTCTTGCGAGGGATAGTTTGGCAAAAGCCGACAAACGCGCCGCCTTTTATCGAATTCCAATGGGCGCAAGCATTGCAATCGTTGGTGCCTACTGAGCCTTATCAATCATTGTCTCGGGACCAATATTTACAATGGTTGCACCGTGTTGCCGGCGCAATGAGTGCGGTAAAGGTAAGAGGGGAATTAGCAGAGTTAAAAACGCCACAGTTTGATTTATCGACGCTACTGTGTGAGGACGATAGCCTAGGTAAACTCTCCATCGCTTTTCTTTGGCGTGAACCGACACCGAGTTGTCAGCCAGGTACAGTTTATATTCCAGCGCCGATGCCGCTGAATGTGGAGACATTGCCTCACATTCATGCATTGATTGAGATTCCGGCAGGCTCTCAAGAAAAATGGGAGGTCGATAAAGCGCAATGGACACGCTTACTTTGGGATCGGGAAAATGGCCAGCTAAGGCGTATTCAGTACCTTGGTTATCCAGTGAATTATGGTGCCTTTGCCGGTACGCGCGCTGAAACTTCACGGGGCGGTGATGGCGATCCACTGGACGTGCTTGTGCTCGGAGACGCGTTAGCCCCCGGTTTTTCATATGCAGTGCGAGTGATTGGGGTGATGCGGATGAGAGACAATGGCGAAGAAGATGATAAGTTATTAGCAGTTCGCGTTTCAGATCCTGTGTTTGGAGACATTCAGCATTTGGAAGCGTTACAGCGCAAGCACCCCACGATGTTGGATGCCATCGCGAGGTGGTTTGAAAATTACAAAGGAGAAAGCGCCGTTATTTCCGATATTGCATGGGAAGGTCAGGCGCAGGCACTTACAATTCTCAGAAGCAATCAATCTTGTTTGTGA
- a CDS encoding ammonium transporter encodes MTTVELAFSLDTFYLLMSAALVMWMAAGFSMLEAGLVRSKNTTEILVKNIMLYAIACTLYLLLGYQLMYGVPDITSHARSADVFFQMVFVATAMSIVSGAVAERMKLTSFLLFCVVLTGVLYPLQGSWSWGGGFLSELGFSDFAGSGIVHMAGAAAALAAVLLLGPRKGKYREDGSIQAIPGANMPLATLGTFILWMGWFGFNGGSQLQLSGVDNANAIANVFINTNAAAATGAIGAFLLVRLVWKKADLTMILNGALAGLVAITAAPDAPSPGLACLIGLAAGLLVVVSIVALDRMKIDDPVGAISVHGVVGLFGLLVVPLSNDGANLVSQLIGAGVIFGWMFATSFVVWWILKVIIGIRISEEDEYRGCDISDCGVEAYPEFLSHKQD; translated from the coding sequence ATGACAACTGTTGAACTCGCTTTTTCTCTCGACACCTTTTATCTGCTCATGAGCGCTGCATTAGTAATGTGGATGGCTGCGGGCTTCTCAATGCTGGAAGCTGGCCTCGTGCGCTCAAAAAATACCACGGAGATTCTCGTCAAAAACATCATGCTATACGCGATAGCATGCACATTATACTTACTTCTTGGCTACCAATTAATGTATGGCGTGCCAGACATCACAAGCCATGCGCGTTCCGCCGATGTATTCTTCCAAATGGTTTTTGTTGCCACTGCCATGTCGATTGTTTCTGGTGCTGTGGCAGAACGTATGAAACTCACCAGTTTTTTACTTTTCTGTGTTGTATTAACGGGCGTGCTTTACCCGCTGCAGGGAAGTTGGAGTTGGGGAGGAGGCTTTCTCAGTGAACTAGGATTCTCCGACTTTGCAGGTTCAGGCATTGTCCATATGGCGGGCGCTGCCGCGGCATTAGCTGCCGTATTGCTGCTGGGTCCACGCAAGGGAAAGTATCGGGAAGATGGCAGTATACAAGCCATTCCGGGGGCTAATATGCCGCTCGCGACACTCGGTACTTTTATCCTATGGATGGGCTGGTTTGGTTTTAATGGCGGTTCACAGTTGCAGCTAAGCGGCGTCGACAATGCCAATGCAATTGCGAATGTCTTTATCAATACAAATGCTGCAGCAGCTACAGGCGCGATCGGTGCGTTTCTGTTAGTCCGTTTGGTCTGGAAAAAGGCAGATCTCACCATGATTTTGAACGGTGCTCTTGCCGGACTCGTCGCTATCACTGCAGCACCAGACGCCCCGTCGCCGGGACTCGCCTGCCTGATCGGACTCGCGGCCGGCTTACTTGTTGTGGTATCAATCGTGGCTTTAGATCGTATGAAAATTGACGATCCGGTAGGTGCCATTTCGGTGCACGGCGTGGTTGGCTTGTTTGGTTTACTTGTTGTGCCACTTAGTAACGACGGCGCCAATTTGGTCTCTCAATTAATTGGTGCTGGTGTTATTTTTGGATGGATGTTTGCAACTAGCTTCGTCGTTTGGTGGATACTCAAAGTCATTATCGGTATTCGCATCTCAGAGGAAGACGAATACCGAGGTTGCGATATCAGTGATTGTGGTGTCGAAGCTTATCCTGAATTTCTTTCTCACAAACAAGATTGA
- a CDS encoding nitrogen regulatory protein P-II family has protein sequence MQLIIAIIKPARLPEVRDALHAVGCNGLTVSEVKGFGQQKGLDELYRGATYRAEFLPKLRLDIAVHQSQTTEVVEAIRKAAHTGKTGDGKIFVLNLEHAVRIRTAETDEQAI, from the coding sequence ATGCAACTTATCATCGCTATTATTAAACCCGCTAGACTCCCAGAAGTACGCGATGCACTGCATGCCGTTGGATGCAACGGTTTAACAGTGTCAGAAGTAAAAGGTTTTGGCCAACAAAAGGGCTTAGACGAACTTTATCGAGGCGCTACCTACCGTGCCGAATTTCTTCCCAAACTCAGGTTAGACATTGCCGTGCACCAATCTCAAACAACCGAGGTTGTTGAAGCCATACGAAAAGCTGCTCATACCGGAAAAACAGGTGACGGCAAAATATTCGTACTGAATTTGGAACATGCCGTGCGTATTCGTACCGCTGAAACTGATGAACAAGCAATTTAA
- a CDS encoding Fibronectin type III domain-containing protein encodes MKKGFPLLIASTVLTAAVTSAPLHADVPYVEQEKLHAIAAAPSADRIESDIAKLVSFGTRHTLSETESDTRGIGAARRWIFEEFQRISEACGGCLEVYYSSDVIEGTPRIPDPTDVVSVIAIQRGKTDPNRYVMMAGDIDSRATDVMDATSDAPGANDNASGVAGAIEAARVLSQYEFHGSIVYAALSGEEQGLFGGQILAQQAKEDGWRLHAVLNNDMIGNIAGINGVIDNTTARIFAEGTRMNETPEEARLRRFTGGEVDSPSRNLARYIDWIADRYIPNLDTMVIYRLDRFRRGGHHRPFNDLGYPSVRIMETNEHYDRQHQDLRNEDGRHYGDTIEYVDFDYAAKLTALNAVALASMAWAPAPPTGVEISGAVSPDTTLKWDAPRAEEVENIRGYKIYWRYTDQPQWQFSREVGNVSEYTLENVVIDNYFFGVASINNEGIESPVVFPGPAGTFEID; translated from the coding sequence ATGAAAAAAGGCTTTCCCCTGTTAATAGCTTCAACTGTGTTAACCGCAGCGGTCACGAGCGCACCGCTGCACGCAGACGTACCTTATGTTGAGCAAGAGAAACTGCACGCGATAGCAGCCGCACCTTCAGCTGATCGCATAGAAAGTGATATCGCGAAGTTAGTAAGCTTTGGTACGCGCCATACGCTCTCTGAAACCGAATCAGACACGCGCGGTATTGGCGCGGCACGACGCTGGATATTTGAAGAGTTTCAGCGTATTTCTGAAGCTTGCGGTGGGTGTTTAGAAGTTTATTACAGTAGTGACGTGATTGAGGGAACTCCCCGCATTCCTGATCCAACGGACGTGGTGAGCGTGATTGCGATTCAGCGCGGTAAAACCGATCCAAACCGATATGTAATGATGGCAGGCGATATTGATTCGCGCGCAACAGATGTGATGGATGCAACTTCGGATGCACCGGGTGCCAACGATAATGCGTCAGGCGTTGCAGGTGCGATTGAGGCGGCTCGTGTGCTTTCTCAGTATGAGTTTCATGGCTCCATTGTGTATGCAGCACTTTCGGGTGAAGAGCAAGGCTTGTTTGGTGGTCAAATACTGGCGCAACAAGCGAAAGAAGATGGTTGGCGTCTGCACGCGGTACTCAATAACGACATGATTGGCAACATCGCTGGAATCAATGGAGTAATTGATAATACTACGGCGCGTATTTTTGCCGAAGGCACGCGAATGAATGAAACACCGGAAGAAGCTCGCCTACGCCGCTTTACTGGAGGTGAGGTAGACTCGCCAAGCCGTAACCTCGCGCGCTACATCGATTGGATTGCTGATCGTTACATTCCGAATTTAGACACCATGGTGATTTACCGCTTAGACCGTTTCCGCCGAGGCGGGCATCATCGCCCATTTAACGACTTGGGCTACCCTAGCGTTCGTATTATGGAAACCAATGAGCATTACGACCGCCAGCACCAAGATCTGCGCAATGAAGATGGTCGCCACTACGGCGATACCATTGAATATGTAGATTTTGATTATGCCGCTAAACTCACTGCCTTGAATGCAGTTGCATTGGCGAGCATGGCATGGGCGCCAGCGCCACCTACCGGTGTGGAGATCTCGGGAGCCGTGTCGCCAGATACCACCCTGAAGTGGGATGCGCCTCGCGCTGAGGAAGTTGAGAATATTCGCGGCTACAAAATTTATTGGCGATATACCGACCAACCGCAATGGCAGTTCAGTCGTGAAGTCGGAAATGTTTCGGAGTACACCCTTGAAAATGTGGTGATTGATAACTATTTCTTTGGAGTAGCGAGCATCAACAATGAAGGTATCGAAAGCCCGGTAGTCTTCCCTGGGCCTGCGGGTACGTTCGAAATAGACTAA
- a CDS encoding Kynureninase — MITTLADARALDNADPLYAIRDQFELPSDVIYLDGNSLGPLSTPAREAVERIVSHQWGPDLIKSWNQHDWIHMPLRVGDQIGRLIGAAPRQTLCCDSISVNLFKVLCASLDQFPGHVILSTKDNFPTDLYMVQGIQKLLAERNIELKLVAESELLDAIDSSVCAVLVTQVNFRTGALLNVSALVEKAHSAHAALILDLAHSAGAVPVELDTWRVDFAVGCTYKYLNAGPGAPAFLYVAQQHLGKAVQPLWGWMGHANPFAFSPQYEPAKDISQFLTGTPSILAMAAVEGALKVFEGINLATVREKSLQLSQAFELELERRGLLDYMPSISPTNVECRGSQLSFAHEHAYAICQAWIAAGVIADFRAPNYLRVGFTPLYLSFEELRTAIDKLEHIMTAEIYLQSQFQQRQKVT; from the coding sequence ATGATAACCACTCTAGCCGATGCAAGAGCACTAGACAACGCCGATCCGCTTTACGCGATTCGTGACCAATTTGAGCTTCCCTCCGATGTCATTTATCTCGATGGAAACTCTCTCGGTCCATTGAGCACGCCCGCTCGAGAAGCTGTGGAACGCATTGTTTCGCACCAGTGGGGACCCGATTTAATTAAGAGCTGGAATCAGCATGACTGGATTCATATGCCACTGCGTGTGGGTGACCAAATTGGTCGGCTCATAGGCGCGGCTCCCAGGCAAACCCTTTGTTGTGATTCCATTTCAGTGAATCTTTTCAAGGTGCTTTGTGCCTCATTAGATCAGTTTCCGGGCCATGTCATTTTAAGCACCAAAGACAATTTCCCCACCGACTTATACATGGTGCAGGGAATTCAAAAGTTACTCGCTGAACGCAACATAGAATTGAAGTTAGTCGCAGAGTCGGAGCTGCTTGATGCAATCGATTCCTCGGTATGTGCCGTGTTAGTCACCCAAGTGAACTTTCGCACCGGTGCACTTCTAAATGTTTCAGCACTGGTTGAAAAGGCTCATTCAGCGCATGCAGCATTGATACTCGATTTAGCGCACAGTGCCGGTGCCGTTCCTGTAGAGCTCGATACATGGCGGGTAGATTTTGCTGTTGGCTGTACCTACAAATATTTAAACGCAGGGCCTGGAGCGCCAGCCTTTTTGTATGTTGCTCAACAGCATTTAGGTAAAGCCGTTCAACCACTCTGGGGGTGGATGGGGCATGCGAACCCTTTCGCTTTCTCCCCTCAATATGAGCCTGCCAAAGATATCTCGCAGTTTCTAACAGGCACGCCTTCTATTCTTGCAATGGCCGCGGTAGAAGGTGCGCTTAAAGTATTTGAGGGAATCAACCTAGCCACCGTGCGTGAGAAATCTCTGCAATTGAGTCAGGCTTTTGAACTCGAGTTGGAGCGAAGAGGATTACTTGACTACATGCCGAGTATCTCTCCAACCAACGTTGAATGCAGAGGCAGCCAGCTAAGCTTCGCACATGAACATGCTTATGCCATTTGCCAGGCATGGATTGCAGCAGGCGTTATCGCCGACTTTCGCGCGCCAAATTATCTGCGAGTAGGCTTTACACCACTTTACTTGAGCTTTGAAGAGCTGCGTACGGCAATTGATAAACTAGAGCACATAATGACGGCCGAAATCTATTTACAATCACAATTCCAGCAACGCCAAAAGGTCACATAA
- a CDS encoding Alpha/beta hydrolase family protein, whose product MRTLFFFSLFVISLPLQSEPVEQVSFSEVLEASSRFPDRVLQYGEGESQFVEIWLPHHGEQAPIVALIHGGCWLNAYGVDHVRPAATALANEGFAVWAIEYRRLGDENAGWPGSKNDIVTALAQLQDSATEQLDLDRLALVGHSAGGHLALLALEELNISPKITLGLAAITELTSYAARTGSCQGAGAQFLATAQTPEQLNVPIESLHLRTLFAGSADAIVEPEQAQLEDTESFVVDNAGHFDFIHPQSRAWQAWVAYLKQTLMTEGQ is encoded by the coding sequence ATGCGAACCCTATTTTTCTTTTCACTTTTCGTCATTTCCCTTCCATTGCAAAGCGAACCCGTGGAGCAAGTCTCATTTTCAGAGGTTTTAGAGGCGTCATCACGTTTTCCAGATCGAGTACTTCAATACGGAGAGGGCGAGAGTCAGTTTGTCGAAATTTGGTTGCCTCACCATGGAGAGCAAGCTCCGATTGTCGCATTGATTCACGGCGGTTGCTGGCTCAATGCTTACGGTGTCGACCATGTTCGTCCCGCAGCCACTGCGCTCGCCAATGAAGGATTCGCTGTTTGGGCCATTGAGTATCGTCGCTTAGGTGATGAGAATGCGGGTTGGCCCGGAAGCAAGAATGATATTGTCACCGCGCTTGCGCAACTACAAGATTCTGCAACCGAGCAGCTCGACCTCGATCGATTGGCATTGGTAGGACACTCGGCTGGTGGACACTTAGCACTCTTAGCACTTGAAGAGTTAAATATTTCACCGAAAATTACGCTCGGCCTAGCAGCAATTACGGAGCTAACATCTTATGCAGCACGCACTGGAAGTTGCCAAGGGGCGGGGGCGCAGTTCCTTGCAACCGCGCAAACGCCCGAGCAGCTCAATGTGCCAATAGAGTCTTTGCATTTACGTACTCTTTTTGCCGGCAGCGCAGACGCGATTGTAGAGCCAGAACAGGCACAATTGGAAGACACCGAATCGTTCGTGGTAGACAATGCCGGACACTTCGATTTTATTCACCCTCAAAGCCGTGCATGGCAGGCTTGGGTAGCGTATCTTAAGCAAACACTCATGACCGAAGGGCAGTAG
- a CDS encoding 6-phosphofructokinase 2 — protein MSLIATFTLNPAIDVFAVTQEIFDDSKTRCEEAISEPGGGGINVAQNIHRLGAPVVAVFPAGGLTGERLKELLSERALSFIAVPIAKETRQNFAVTELKRQIMHHFVFPGPSLTPPELQACVSQLLALKAEYLVLSGSIPKQVPDDFYRSILRAEQAQNTRVILDTSGAALSNSLFCGAFVAKLNRKEFASLGYDEHSDIPTLRTDMKDLVVRGAVKNLIVTLTKGGALLVEHSGAAHYFEAPKVPIVSHVGAGDSFVSALTFQLHQGKDLIMAARYGVAAAAVKVQIKGNQLTDLSWLERMVDEIQVKELL, from the coding sequence ATGAGCTTAATTGCAACTTTCACACTTAATCCTGCAATCGATGTTTTTGCTGTCACGCAAGAAATCTTTGATGACAGCAAGACTCGCTGTGAAGAAGCGATAAGCGAACCAGGTGGGGGCGGTATTAATGTTGCACAGAATATTCATCGCTTGGGAGCTCCTGTGGTTGCAGTCTTTCCAGCAGGTGGGCTCACCGGCGAGCGATTAAAGGAGTTGCTCAGTGAACGCGCGTTAAGTTTTATTGCGGTGCCGATCGCCAAAGAAACTAGGCAAAATTTCGCAGTGACCGAATTAAAGCGTCAAATCATGCATCATTTTGTGTTTCCTGGCCCTTCGCTTACGCCACCTGAACTGCAAGCTTGTGTGAGCCAACTCCTTGCGCTCAAAGCTGAATACTTGGTGCTCAGCGGGAGCATTCCGAAACAAGTGCCCGACGATTTTTACCGCTCAATTCTGCGCGCCGAACAAGCACAAAACACCCGAGTTATTCTAGATACTTCCGGCGCTGCCCTCTCGAATTCCCTGTTTTGCGGAGCATTTGTTGCAAAATTAAACCGCAAAGAATTTGCGTCCTTAGGCTACGATGAGCATTCAGACATTCCTACGCTTCGCACAGATATGAAAGATTTAGTAGTTCGAGGTGCCGTGAAGAATTTAATTGTAACCCTCACTAAAGGAGGCGCTCTACTCGTGGAACACTCAGGCGCAGCTCACTATTTTGAAGCACCTAAAGTACCTATTGTGAGCCATGTTGGCGCCGGCGACAGTTTTGTCTCCGCGCTTACCTTTCAGTTACACCAAGGCAAGGACTTAATAATGGCAGCACGCTACGGCGTTGCCGCCGCAGCTGTTAAGGTACAAATCAAAGGCAATCAACTCACCGACTTAAGCTGGTTAGAGCGTATGGTCGATGAGATACAAGTGAAGGAGCTTCTTTAA